In the Telopea speciosissima isolate NSW1024214 ecotype Mountain lineage chromosome 2, Tspe_v1, whole genome shotgun sequence genome, one interval contains:
- the LOC122649773 gene encoding uncharacterized protein At2g39795, mitochondrial-like produces the protein MVRLIQLAGRAFRFSSSPKTLISLFRRSHLQMEQQPLGNSVVQARNYITEMRKSAFEGNILRILRTEIQYESEYAPPKQPVTEFNSFTVEDRPGEQWIRLRGKYGDKEDIKIEVTMFDGSVSVPKATEDGQGEDAQLHISLIVDVSKGEGCDVLEFVCSAWPDSMEIQKIFMLRRGGMPARPYAGPDFKDLDDELQNAYQEFLEERGVNDELAVFLHEYMVNKDKTEFMRWLGNVKSYIEK, from the exons ATGGTCCGTTTGATCCAACTGGCGGGTAGAGCATTTCGATTTTCTTCTTCACCCAAAACCTTGATTTCACTGTTTCGAAGATCTCATCTGCAAATGGAGCAACAACCCTTGGGCAACTCTGTCGTACAAGCTCGAAACTACATAACAGAGATGCGCAAATCGGCCTTCGAAGGAAATATACTGAGAATTCTCCGCACCGAAATCCAATACGAATCTGAATACGCCCCTCCCAAACAG CCTGTAACGGAATTTAATTCGTTTACGGTGGAAGATCGGCCCGGGGAGCAATGGATTAGACTGAGAGGGAAGTATGGTGACAAAGAAGATATTAAAATTGAGGTTACGATGTTTGACGGAAGTGTATCTGTTCCTAAAGCTACTGAGGATGGTCAGGGAGAGGATGCACAGCTCCATATCAGTTTGATTGTTGATGTCTCGAAGGGAGAGGGTTGTGATGTTTTGGAGTTCGTGTGCTCGGCATGGCCGGATTCCATGGAGATTCAGAAAATTTTCATGCTTAGGCGAGGTGGAATGCCGGCAAGGCCTTATGCTGGACCTGATTTTAA GGATTTGGACGATGAGCTACAGAATGCATATCAggaattccttgaggagagggGGGTAAATGATGAGCTTGCTGTTTTCTTGCACGAGTATATGGTTAACAAAGATAAAACTGAGTTTATGCGATGGCTGGGAAACGTCAAATCTTATATTGAGAAATAG